The sequence CCGCCGCCAACTCCAGAGACTGCACCTGCGTCTTCAGGAACTTGACGTAGTGGATGGCCTCGTCGAGCATCGACGCCGTGTCCATCTTGGTCCCGCCGGGCACCATGTGCTGCAGCACCCGCATGCGCTCGCTGATCCGCCCCCGCCGGAGCCTCGCCGCCACGCTCTGGGGTTCCTTGGAAATCCTCACGTTCCGGCGCTTCGGCGGCCTGACGGACTCCGGATCCACGTGCACCGGCTGCATCGCGGCGATGCCGAACATCATGTCCCTCATCCCCGCCGTCGAGGTCGGAGCACTGTGCGCGAGGGACGGGCCGCTCAGCAGCGATGCCTCCGCATCAGCGAGGTTGTTCGACGGCGGCGCCATGGCTGGGCCACGGGCGGGGTGGTGGAAGGCCGGAGCGGTGGGAGAAGCACGGAACGTCCGCGGTGGAGCAGCGTAGAGGTGATCATTGGGTGGAAGGGCCTCAGATGATTCCGCAAGTTTCTGCAACTGTAGCATCATGTTCATCAGTTCAACCTGGAACTCCGGAGAAGAGTTCAAGAGGTCGACGTCCATTTGTTCCATGACGGATCGATGGATGACAAGAAACAAAGAAGTGATGGGACAGTGATCTGCAGCAGATGATAGGACGGAAAGacgagaattgaaatgtataggtGGAGGGCTAGCGATCCAATAGGGTGGGCTATATATAAGAATCAGGAAGCGCATAAACAATGCAACTCGACAACTCTCTCCAGTGTTTGCTGCAGTAGTAAATTCGTACTCTTTATCAAAAGAAGTCCATTTTAATCCGTTTATTCCGATCTAATTATGAGCTAAATAGTATTTATGTCTGTGTTGAGACATCATAGTGTTTAGTGTACTGTTATACAGTTGATAGTTTTCATATATGAAGACATATATTCATAGAAAACAACAACAGTAAGATAGtaaataattttcaaaacaaAGAAAACAACAATTATAAGATAGTAAATGTTTTTAAAAACAAAAGCAAATGTGGGAAGATGAAATGGTAATGGTCCCGAGAGATTAAAACCGGGAAACAAAAAGGAATGGTCCCGGTACTGGGACAGTGAGATCAGCCTTTGTTGCATACGAGTCTTTCAACTATTACTGCAATGAGAAGCCAACATGGATAGTGTTACTGTTTAATTGCCCGGCTTCTGGTTGAGTTGCGTGTCAAGTGACACTATTTAGGGGAAGTAAAAGTCCTCCTGCATCATTTACAAATATAATAACTAATACGGCATATGGACGAATAAATACCATGCCATCGCCGGTATAACACTCGTTCGGATATCTTATCAACTTGATATATTGATCAAACACTAACTTTTAATTAACTCTTTCAGATCCTTAGCGGTCTCAACGTAAACTTGACTAAACTCAGCTATTTTTTGACTAAATTTTAGTTGGTTTGGAATATGCAATATATCGAAtaatcaaaattatcataattttattaaaaataataataaataatttatctgAAAATACTTATTCTCTACGTGGCTTATCCGAATTGGTATAGCCAGATGAAAGATAAGCAATAGAATGAAAGATATATTTGATAATATAAATCGATGAAATATCTGAAAATATTCTTCAACTATTAATAGGGATGAAAATGACCGAGCCTATTGCTATTCAGATCATCTTTGGTGAAAATTATCTTACATTTACTCCAAAACCTGATCGCTATTAAGGGCTAATTTATAATTCTAATACGAGTAATGAGTGCAATTATTATAATCTAGGATTTTAGAGTCACGTAGGTACACTCAACACACACAACAAATAATAAACTCGACTTGTCTAACTAGGTTAGCTAACCTGACTTGAATACTAACTTGAGCATCGGAGGGGTGTTGTCTGATTGCCTCTTGAATTAGTTTTGTAGGGATTGAATGTCCATTTTAACAAATTTTTTTGAGATCAACTTGAAAAAAAACTAGGTTAAATCCAACTAGGTTCCAGCTTGAATAATATAAAATCAACTATAACAGATTTAGTACTAAAAGGAGGGTTGATTGTTATATCTTAAGAAAATCTCATAGGACCACTTCCGATGAACCTTGAAGATTTGAACCCCTCAAACCTTCATGGACCGACCCTGATAGTCCCAAATGGTTCGGTCGAAATTTTATGATTTTGGTGATTCTGAATTAGGGTTCGATGAGGGTATTGATCAAATAAATCCTTCCGTCTATTCCCAACCCCTAACTTTTTTCATAACTTTCTCAAGATCTAAACCCCTCAAACCTCCATGGTACGATCCCTGATAGTCTCGAATGTTTCCAATCTAAATCCTATGATTTCGATAATCCcaaattagggtttgataggagtGTCGATAGAacaaaacatttcatttgttcccAATCCCAACcttttttttattactttttcAAGATCTAACCTTCACCCAACCATCTCGTAGTAATCATGATCATTCCTATAGAAATCTTTCGTACTCTACTTTAGCTAATGTAAGTTCTAACAAAGATAGCTCAAGCCATCACTCCATACCTTCCTTAACTTACCCAATTAATTCATCAAACTCCACCTATGTTTGTGCCCCCTCTACTCCACCATCTGTACATGTTCTATAGTTGAGTCTGGTGGAGACCCAAGCACATCCTAAGTCATCTCTATCACCGGTAACTCAAACCTATTCCCATTGCTAGAATTAGAATTCATGAATGagtcaatcggctagttgactgagCTTTCGATGGAGATACGAGACCATTTGCATAAAATGTACTAGCAATTAGTAGacattcattaaaaaaataaaacaagagaAGTAGCTAGAAATATATTTATATCCTCGATCTCTTTTTACAAAAGAGATAAATAAAGAGCTAAATCCTCATAGATTTAGACTTCTTACGCTAGAGGTCTACGAaggaaagattaatcttttagaaAATCTAATTATATTCACTTCACAAATGACCTTTTATAGTATTCCGGACTCTCTTATGTGTTGGACTTTCTCAATAACCTTAAAAGGAGAGTGGTTTGTCGGATTCCCCTCAAAGTCAATCTCATCCTTTAGATAATTAGttaggaagttcaagctcaatttCATCAACTATAGGCTCCCGAGAAAATCTATCACTTCTCTCCTAGCTTTGCATTAGGAAGAAGAAGAGTTTTAAGAAAATTATACAAGAATATTCGATAATAAAGTCTAACAAGTCACAAATCTAACCGACTTTATTCTTATCggcattaagagagagagagagaggggtgtgaattagtaccaTTGTaattttaatcgattttaaagTTGATCGATAAATCTATGTAAGAAAATATGATTAACAAAAAAATATGAGTAAGGATTGTGAGTAAAATAAATAAGTAAGCAATAACTCAAAAGCAAGAGAAGGAATACAAACTGATTTTTAATGATTCAATCTTCTCGACCtatgtctactcccgattcctcttccctcgaggccatCGAATTTCACTACCCATCTTCTTTCCAACAAGCAAAAATTatctacccttgttacaactatTTTTTTTAACAGGCTTATGATAGAACCTCCATGCAAGATCTCTCACTTATTATAATTTAGAATCACCTCTAAacttaagaagaaaaagagagtttacaacacttttatgcttAGAAATAGGTGCTCCATCAATTAAGCCCGAGTGGAATATCTATATGTCCCAAAAAGACTTGaagaatggagccaaaaatttaaatctatgAAATTTTGAGGTATTGACGGTATTTCCATTGGCACTAGATAATACTACCACTATAACAGGGCCACAAATCTTGGCTCTGGAGGTACTACTATTGGCTTGGGAAATACTATCGTCGGAActgtaaaaaaaaaacacaaacaatACTTTTTGGATGATTTAGGCAGTACTACTACTTGAGCctagcagtaccattgcctaagTCTACTTTAAGTTATTGATTTGGCCTTCTAAcaaacccaattcagccctggttCAAGCCCAATAAATTCTTTGATAAGATGGAATAGTTTCGATttaaaaccaactcaattgaCTAAGAAACATCTTGATTAAGATTTTAACACTCCAACAACATATCTAACATAATTACAAAGTTTTTAGCATATTATATGCCATTTCAGTATGTCATCCGATCTTTCGATATTTCGTTCAAACTCTGGTACATCATCCTTTCATTCAATATATTGTCTGATCTATTAGCATTCGATTTTCCTATGATATTTGATCTTTTGG comes from Musa acuminata AAA Group cultivar baxijiao chromosome BXJ3-3, Cavendish_Baxijiao_AAA, whole genome shotgun sequence and encodes:
- the LOC135633865 gene encoding transcription factor APG-like, with product MRVAAFMEIRFVCGKILWFPAGTVMGASEISSEESWQRGSSVESYRRLLVSAKAEQDAGCWEACTQKVLSEAVRIVLPESRTVVAEVLEGEVQELVDGPARGSRADLVDLEHRVSDGALAAMKDHCPITSLFLVIHRSVMEQMDVDLLNSSPEFQVELMNMMLQLQKLAESSEALPPNDHLYAAPPRTFRASPTAPAFHHPARGPAMAPPSNNLADAEASLLSGPSLAHSAPTSTAGMRDMMFGIAAMQPVHVDPESVRPPKRRNVRISKEPQSVAARLRRGRISERMRVLQHMVPGGTKMDTASMLDEAIHYVKFLKTQVQSLELAAVSQGMGRPPPPAAGFTPSDGSYSCFHTMYQLQDQGFVNFADV